One region of Cydia pomonella isolate Wapato2018A chromosome 25, ilCydPomo1, whole genome shotgun sequence genomic DNA includes:
- the LOC133531410 gene encoding histone H2B, with product MPPKTSGKAAKKSGKAQKNISKSDSKKKKKHKRKESYAIYIYKVLKQVHPDTGISSKAMSIMNSFVNDIFERIAAEASRLAHYNKRSTITSREVQTSVRLLLPGELAKHAVSEGTKAVTKYTSSK from the coding sequence ATGCCACCCAAGACTAGCGGTAAGGCCGCCAAGAAATCCGGCAAGGCTCAGAAGAACATCTCCAAGTCGGACtctaagaaaaagaagaagcaTAAGCGCAAGGAGAGCTACGCCATCTACATATACAAGGTGCTCAAGCAGGTCCACCCCGACACCGGTATCTCCAGCAAGGCCATGTCTATCATGAACTCTTTCGTGAACGACATCTTCGAGCGCATCGCCGCCGAGGCCTCCCGCCTGGCTCACTACAACAAGAGGTCCACCATCACCAGCAGGGAGGTGCAGACCTCCGTGAGGCTCTTGCTGCCCGGTGAGCTCGCCAAGCACGCCGTCAGTGAAGGCACTAAGGCCGTCACCAAGTACACCAGCTCCAAGTAA
- the LOC133531413 gene encoding histone H2A: MSGRGKGGKVKGKAKSRSNRAGLQFPVGRIHRLLRKGNYAERVGAGAPVYLAAVMEYLAAEVLELAGNAARDNKKTRIIPRHLQLAIRNDEELNKLLSGVTIAQGGVLPNIQAVLLPKKTEKKA; the protein is encoded by the coding sequence ATGTCTGGACGCGGTAAAGGTGGCAAGGTTAAGGGAAAGGCAAAGTCCCGTTCTAACCGTGCCGGACTCCAGTTCCCCGTCGGACGTATCCACAGGCTTCtacggaagggtaactacgcCGAGCGCGTAGGTGCCGGAGCCCCGGTGTACCTCGCCGCCGTCATGGAGTACCTGGCCGCTGAGGTTCTCGAGTTGGCGGGTAACGCCGCCCGCGACAACAAGAAGACCAGGATCATCCCCAGACATCTTCAGCTGGCTATCCGCAACGACGAGGAGTTGAACAAGCTCCTCTCCGGTGTGACCATCGCCCAGGGCGGTGTGCTGCCTAACATTCAGGCCGTGCTCCTGCCCAAGAAGACCGAGAAGAAGGCTTAA
- the LOC133531405 gene encoding histone H1B-like has protein sequence MADTAVAADAPAPATPAKKPKASASAGAKKPKAKPTHPKTSEMVNSAIKELKERSGSSLQAIKKYIAAQYKVDAEKLAPFIRKYLKSAVESGALIQTKGKGASGSFKLESKSSSTGKKPAAAKKSTAKSSAAAKKPAAAKPAKAKKAAASPAKPKAATKDKKAAAAKKKPAAKKPSTPAKGKSAAAPKAKKTAKPPTKKPKAPKPKKAAAAPKAKPAAKKAAAKK, from the coding sequence ATGGCCGATACCGCAGTTGCTGCCGACGCTCCAGCCCCGGCGACGCCCGCGAAGAAACCGAAGGCGTCCGCCTCCGCAGGCGCTAAGAAGCCTAAGGCGAAGCCCACCCACCCCAAGACCTCGGAGATGGTTAACAGCGCCATCAAGGAGTTGAAGGAGAGAAGCGGTTCGTCCCTGCAGGCTATCAAGAAATACATCGCCGCCCAGTACAAGGTCGACGCCGAGAAGCTGGCGCCGTTCATCAGAAAATATCTGAAGAGCGCAGTCGAATCCGGCGCACTGATTCAGACCAAAGGCAAGGGCGCGTCCGGCTCGTTCAAACTGGAGTCAAAGTCATCGTCAACCGGCAAGAAGCCCGCTGCGGCCAAGAAATCTACCGCTAAATCTTCAGCCGCCGCTAAGAAGCCCGCCGCAGCTAAGCCGGCTAAGGCGAAGAAGGCCGCCGCGTCCCCGGCCAAGCCTAAGGCCGCCACAAAAGACAAGAAGGCCGCCGCCGCCAAGAAGAAGCCCGCCGCGAAGAAACCATCCACCCCCGCCAAGGGCAAGAGCGCCGCCGCGCCCAAGGCCAAGAAGACCGCGAAGCCGCCGACCAAGAAGCCTAAAGCTCCCAAGCCCAAGAAAGCTGCGGCCGCTCCCAAAGCGAAGCCCGCCGCTAAGAAGGCTGCCGCGAAGAAGTAA